The window TTGGTCAAAATTCAGGAACCACCAATAAACAATAGttcagtttctttcttttttttacgcATTTTCTTCTTGGGCTTTTAGAAAACCATAGTCCATATTCCATAAAAACAATAACCCAAAACCCAAGAAACccaaaaataacttaaaaaaaacccCGTTACAACACATACTGCACAGCGTACAAACAATCCGCCCCAAAttccaaaatttcaaaaaactttcACTTTCCCGCTTTCTCACATcgtttcaaatttcaaaatcgAGATATTAAAACGTTATAATAATCCCATCTCTATTTCAAACCCCTAAATCACacactttcatttcatttccaaaCCCTAATCCAAAAATCATCAGACACCATCTCTGTGTCTCTCTCTCAATGGCAACCGAAAACATCCGTCGTCCCTTACAATCAACCACTACCGAAAACATCCCCAATAAAAAACCCGGCCGAACAATCGAAGAAACCTACCAGAAAAAAACTCAACTCGAACACATCTTACTCCGTCCCGATACCTACATCGGATCAATCGAGAAGCACGAACAAACTCTATGGGTTTGGGAAAACGATCAAATGATCAAAAAACCCATCTCTTACGTCCCCGGTTTATACAAAATATTCGACGAAATCCTCGTAAACGCCGCCGATAACAAACAAAGAGATCCGAAAATGGATACGGTTAGAGTGAATATAAACGTTGAAGAGAATTTGATAAGTGTTTATAATAACGGTGATGGAATTCCTGTTGAGATTCATCAAGAGGAAGGGGTATATGTTCCTGAGCTTATTTTCGGGCATTTGTTAACGAGTAGTAATTACGATGATTCGATTAAGAAAACGACTGGGGGAAGGAACGGCTATGGGGCTAAACTTGCGAATATTTTTTCGACCGAGTTTACGATTGAAACCGCTGATGGAAAACGGAATCGGAGATATAAGCAGGTATAATTTCATTCTATATCTAATTATAGTTATGTATTGTATATATTGATTTTCGATTAATTATTGTTGTTTGATTGTATATTTTGTGATGAATTTTtgtatataacttatatatagattgacataattagggttttttgtaATTTAGGTTTTCGATTATTGTTATTGATTGAATATTTGGGCTTATGATATGTGGATTTGGTGTTTTTGTGTGATATATGTAGAATTAGGGTTATTATGGATTTTGGTTGATTTAGGGGTGTTTTATGATGGTGTTTGTAAAACTGATTTTACGTTTTCAAAGCTGTAGCAAACAATGCAGAAACTGTGTTTTTCAAGATGGCATTTTGCAAATTAGATAAATGTTGGTATTGATTGTATATTTGGCCTTATTGTTTTTGGTAATTATGTGATATATGTAGATTTAGGGTGTATTATAAAGTTTAGTTGATGTAGCGGTTTTTATGATTGTACTCGTATTTGTTAAACCGATTTTGTGTTTTTCAAACTGTAGTAAAACATTGCAGAAACTGTGACACTCGAGATGGTTTTGTAAAACATTGTTGGTTGATTGTTTGTGTATTTGCAAATGCAATAATTCGATTGTTGTAAACAATATCATTGGGATATGTATATCTGATTATATACTTGATCTTGTATTGTGTAAAATATACTAATCTCGAGAAATGGTGTACAACATAGAGTAATTTGTGGTTTAGCTGTAATAGAGCTATTATACAGTTGGCTTTTTATTTGTTGATATTGATTTCTGACATTTGGTTGTTACGGGCTAGGTGTTCACTAGCAATATGGGGAAGAAGTCTGAACCAACCATCACAAAGTGCAAGAGTGGTGAAAACTGGACAATGGTTTCGTTTAAGCCTGATTTAGCAAAATTTGGCATGGAGTGTCTCGAAGATGATGTTGttggtttgatgaagaagcgTGTGGTTGACTTAGCAGGGTGCCTGGGAAAGACTGTGAAAGTTGAACTAGATGGAAAGCGTGTTCCTCCTAAAACGTTTGAAGACTACGTTAAGCTTTATCTTCAATCGTCTACTGAGACCCTAAGGTTCATTGAAATACTCTTAACTGAAGTTTTTTTACTTGAGTTGAATGCTTAACTTTGATACTAACAGTCTGTCGTTTATTAGGCTTTATGAGAAAGTAAATGATCGATGGGAGATTTGCATTAGTATGGCTGATGGGCATTTTGAACAGGTATATGATTTTGCATTGAGTTTATAATGCATAAGCCTAATTGCTAACGTAAGctgatatatgttatatttgatCTTTCTGTTTAACAGGTCAGTTTCGTGAATAACATTGCAACAATCAAGGGAGGGACGCATGTCGATTATATAACCAATCAAGTTGCCAATCACCTGGTGGCTGTtgtaaagaaacaaaacaagTATGCTAATCTCAAGACCCACAATGTGAAGAACTACTTATGGGTATTTGTCAATGCTCTTATTGACAACCCTGCTTTTGATTCACAAACAAAAGAGACTTTGACAATTAAGCAAAGCAGTTTTGGATCTACTTGTGAGCTCACACCTGAGTTCTTGAAGAAAGGTATGCAGATCATTCATTTTCATTGGTGGATTTGACAAAATTGAGATATTAATAAATATCCTTGTTTTGCAGTGGCAAAGTCAGATATTGTGAAAAAAGTTATGTCCTGGGTACAGTTTAAACAGCAGAATGACCTTAAGAAAACTGATGGTAACAAGAGGGGAAAACTCAACATTCCCAAACTTGAAGAGGCTAATTTTGCTGCAACCAATAATTCTGACAATTGTACGTTGATATTGACAGAAGGAGATTCTGCCAAAGCTCTTGCGGTATGCTATCTTTGTTGTTTGATATCTATACAGTTATATGCACAATCTCTCATATTTATCATATAACATCTTGTTAATTTGTTTGCAGATGTCTGGATTATCTGTTGTGGGCCAGGATTATTATGGTGTTTTTCCGTTGAGAGGTAAGTTGCTGAATGTGAGGGAAGCTAGTCCAAAACAGCTGCAAGAAAATGCTGAAATTCAAAACATAAAGAAGATACTTGGGCTGCAGCATGGTAAAAGTTATGACAATGTCAAGTCATTGAGATATGGCCACCTGATGATTATGGCTGATCAGGTCTGTGCCAAGTTTCAGACAGCATGTGTATATTTCATTTGGTATTGCCATGTAGTTCTGCTGATGAAATATAATGTGCTTTTTGTAGGATCATGATGGTTCACACATCAAAGGACTATTGATTAACTTTCTTCACTCATTCTGGCCATCTTTACTTAAAGTCCCAAACTTTGTGCTGGAGTTCATTACTCCGATAGTCAAAGCTACCAATAAGAAGACGAAGAATGTGTTATCTTTCTACACGATGCCGGAGTACGAGGCATGGAAAGAAAATCTTGGTCACAAAGCTAGGGAGTACAAAATAAAGTACTATAAGGTTTGTCTATGCACATTATATACAATCGGTTATACCAATAGTTTTTCTACAAGCACCTCTTAAACTTTGTTTATTATACAATAGGGGCTGGGAACAAGTAATGGTAAAGAAGGGGCAGAGTATTTTGCTGATCTTGACATGCATAAGAAGGATTTTGTTTGGGCTGATGAAGAGGATGGTGAGGCAATAGAACTTGCCTTTAGTAAGAAGAAGATTGAGGCCAGAAAGAACTGGCTCCGAGCCCTTCAGGTTTGAACAATtccagtttcttttttttttttgttactttcGTATTGGTAATTTGGTATCAAGATAGGTGGATCGGGGGTACATTGGGCAATGGTGCAACACTGGTCCGTATTAACATTTCTTTGGGTTACATCATGTTCTGCTTTCACTTGAACTCCATTTTGTCAAATTCAGTTATCTATGAAACATAAAGAAAATGATTACCAAAAACAATATTTGTTCAATAACCTGTGTTTGAATGTATGATACATGTCAAAACACACTTCGGTCCAGTTTTAACTTGTTTTCAAGTTCTGACTTCAATCAATAATGTGTGTAAGTTAACATCTCTGAATTTAGTATATTTTTGCCAAGATGAAAATTTAGTTACTTGCTGTGCTCTAAATGCAGGCTGGTACCTATTTTGATTCTAAGGAAAAACATATCCCATACCGTGACTTCATCAACAAAGAACTTATTCTGTTTTCAATGGCTGATCTTCAAAGATCAATCCCATCTATGGTGGATGGATTGAAACCGGGTCAAAGAAAGATTCTGTTCTGTGCTTTTAAGAAGCCCATTTTCCAGGAAGTTAAAGTTGCTCAATTCAGTGGCTATGTGTCTGAGCACTCTGCTTATCATCATGGTGAGCAGAGTCTTGTCAGCACAATCATTGGCATGGCCCAAAACTTTGTGGGCAGTAATAACATTAACCTTCTTTACCCAAGTGGGCAGTTTGGTACCCGCCAGATGGTGAGTTAATTATCCTTTTGGATTAGTTTTATACATCTAAATGACTTGCTTTTGTACATTCTCAAAGTTTGGTTGTTTTTGTTTCTAGGGTGGCAAAGATCATGCAAGTGGCAGATATATCTATACAAGGCTTTCTCCTATCACACGCCATCTCTTCCACAAGGCGGATGAACTGCTGCTTAACTACTTGAATGAAGATGGACAATCCATTGAGCCTACCTGGTAAATGTTCATGTTTGCATGCTTGTCAAAGGATATACTTAATTCTGATTATTTTCTTAATAGTTTTTCTAATTATCTGTTCTGACAGGTTCATGCCTATCATACCAATGGTATTGGTAAATGGAAGTGAAGGAATTGGGACAGGGTGGAGTTCGTTTATTCCAAATTATAATCCACGAGACATTATTGTCAACCTAAGACGCCTCTTGAATGGTGAAGCAATGGTGCCAATGGATCCATGGTACAAATGGTTCAAGGGAACCATTCAGAGGACTGCATCGAAGGAAACTGGGTACACCACTATAGGAATAATGGAGGAAAAGGAGGATGAAAACGCACTCAGTATTACTGAGCTGCCGATAAGAAGGTGGACTCAAGAATACAAAGAGTTTTTGGAAGTAGCTTCACTATCCGGGAAAGACAAGGAACCTTTCATCGAGGTGgatatacattataaataagTTCAACTATATATGTCATACATATGTGATGTTTTTGACTTTATATTGGAACCTTTACATTTTGCAGGAGTACATGGCTCATAATGATGATACCACAGTACATTTTGAAGTTATCATGACAGCAGATCAAATGAACAAAGCAAAACAAGAGGGTTTGCTGAAGAAATTTAAGCTGACAACTACT is drawn from Erigeron canadensis isolate Cc75 chromosome 9, C_canadensis_v1, whole genome shotgun sequence and contains these coding sequences:
- the LOC122582884 gene encoding DNA topoisomerase 2, with the protein product MATENIRRPLQSTTTENIPNKKPGRTIEETYQKKTQLEHILLRPDTYIGSIEKHEQTLWVWENDQMIKKPISYVPGLYKIFDEILVNAADNKQRDPKMDTVRVNINVEENLISVYNNGDGIPVEIHQEEGVYVPELIFGHLLTSSNYDDSIKKTTGGRNGYGAKLANIFSTEFTIETADGKRNRRYKQVFTSNMGKKSEPTITKCKSGENWTMVSFKPDLAKFGMECLEDDVVGLMKKRVVDLAGCLGKTVKVELDGKRVPPKTFEDYVKLYLQSSTETLRLYEKVNDRWEICISMADGHFEQVSFVNNIATIKGGTHVDYITNQVANHLVAVVKKQNKYANLKTHNVKNYLWVFVNALIDNPAFDSQTKETLTIKQSSFGSTCELTPEFLKKVAKSDIVKKVMSWVQFKQQNDLKKTDGNKRGKLNIPKLEEANFAATNNSDNCTLILTEGDSAKALAMSGLSVVGQDYYGVFPLRGKLLNVREASPKQLQENAEIQNIKKILGLQHGKSYDNVKSLRYGHLMIMADQDHDGSHIKGLLINFLHSFWPSLLKVPNFVLEFITPIVKATNKKTKNVLSFYTMPEYEAWKENLGHKAREYKIKYYKGLGTSNGKEGAEYFADLDMHKKDFVWADEEDGEAIELAFSKKKIEARKNWLRALQAGTYFDSKEKHIPYRDFINKELILFSMADLQRSIPSMVDGLKPGQRKILFCAFKKPIFQEVKVAQFSGYVSEHSAYHHGEQSLVSTIIGMAQNFVGSNNINLLYPSGQFGTRQMGGKDHASGRYIYTRLSPITRHLFHKADELLLNYLNEDGQSIEPTWFMPIIPMVLVNGSEGIGTGWSSFIPNYNPRDIIVNLRRLLNGEAMVPMDPWYKWFKGTIQRTASKETGYTTIGIMEEKEDENALSITELPIRRWTQEYKEFLEVASLSGKDKEPFIEEYMAHNDDTTVHFEVIMTADQMNKAKQEGLLKKFKLTTTLSTSNMHLFDANGVIKKYDTPEQILEDFFHLRLDFYEKRKTALLRELGKASLQLENKVRFIREVVDGTLVVSNRKKVDLCAELKNKGYTPLPKEAVLEASVAGAVDHIEGNEENEEDADEVVVEEEKPQVTASKTIPGTEYDYLLSMAIGTLTYEKMKQLWEERDTKKAEFDELTKTPSKSLWLRDLDALNNQLDEQDKRDAKDEAERRKQQEKARAKGPGGGRNARKPARKPAAKKATITEVAESMGTSASTVMETDNVPAAKKGRARAAVPKKAPAKSQAKATLVDEDDEDEIPSLADRMAKQNMRSEQDDEIVELEDRLARHNIESSPEQAEEAPKKKAPAKRAAAAAKKKATIAEISDDEDDAVLEMSDDSDFEVVAPPPEEKKKGGRKPAAAKQPAGATKKRGPAAKAAGAGQRLITEVLKPVAEASPEKKVRKMRPSPFNKKSGSMLGRMNNKNGQEDEEEMDAAGSSAEAAVAKARPQRANKKKMTYVVSDSDEDLVDEATEDSDFDDDE